A part of Nostoc sp. HK-01 genomic DNA contains:
- a CDS encoding stearoyl-CoA 9-desaturase: MTVQSFSSTSIDRKTLVLSRRNVAFFSTIHALALLAPWYFSWSALGVAIALYWLFGSIGICLGYHRLLTHRSFQVPKVLEYTFGFLGALALQGGPIFWVAGHRLHHAFTEDIDKDPYSARRGFWWSHILWILYPRAEFFAAETYRKYAPDLARDGFYSWLDRYYLLLQLPLGILLYVIGGWSFVVYGIFVRIVFLWHTTWLINSATHLIGNRTFETEDGSRNLWWAALLTFGEGWHNNHHAYPNVAKAGWLWWQVDMTWWAIQTLKTLGLAKKVVMPPANLN, encoded by the coding sequence GTGACAGTTCAATCATTTAGCTCTACCTCAATAGATAGAAAAACACTCGTATTGAGTAGGAGAAATGTAGCTTTTTTTAGTACCATTCATGCTCTAGCCCTGCTTGCCCCCTGGTATTTTTCCTGGTCAGCACTAGGTGTAGCGATCGCACTTTATTGGTTGTTTGGCAGTATCGGTATTTGCTTAGGCTATCATCGCTTACTCACACACCGCAGTTTTCAAGTTCCCAAAGTATTGGAGTATACGTTTGGCTTTTTGGGAGCATTAGCCCTGCAAGGCGGCCCCATCTTCTGGGTAGCAGGACATCGTTTGCACCATGCTTTTACTGAAGATATAGACAAAGATCCCTACTCGGCCCGTCGTGGTTTCTGGTGGAGCCATATTCTTTGGATTCTCTACCCCCGCGCTGAATTTTTTGCTGCCGAGACCTATCGTAAATATGCTCCCGACTTGGCACGCGATGGGTTTTACTCCTGGCTTGATCGCTATTACTTACTGCTGCAACTGCCGTTAGGAATTCTACTGTATGTAATAGGTGGCTGGTCGTTCGTAGTTTATGGGATATTTGTCAGAATAGTTTTCCTCTGGCACACGACTTGGTTAATTAACTCAGCAACGCATTTGATTGGAAATCGAACATTTGAAACCGAAGATGGATCTCGTAATCTTTGGTGGGCAGCACTCCTAACCTTTGGTGAAGGCTGGCACAACAATCACCATGCTTACCCCAACGTGGCAAAGGCTGGCTGGCTGTGGTGGCAAGTAGATATGACATGGTGGGCAATTCAAACATTGAAGACACTGGGGTTAGCCAAAAAAGTGGTAATGCCTCCTGCAAATCTCAACTGA